In Deltaproteobacteria bacterium, a single genomic region encodes these proteins:
- a CDS encoding LysR family transcriptional regulator, which produces MALNFKHLHHFAMIAREGSLSRAATKLHVTHSTLSAQVKLLEEHFGVALFERRGKRLHLTAFGVEAAAYAEDIFRLGRELDDVAHGRGSSGRELLRVGVVPGVPKPLVHHLLGPSLDHPHAGVTTVVQGSSAVLLEALVSGRLHVVLTNETPTAHAGTRTHAHVLGETRIALHAVAALARKLRRDFPRSLAGQPFVLPPATTALRRRLDDWLLQRGLTVRPVIEVEDAGLLRAFGGAGRGIFPVRAALALELEDVHDVAEVGDCEGIRERYYAITVERRIRHAAVAALVESARENLLATLELEHRRSRAKRTAAPNR; this is translated from the coding sequence ATGGCGCTCAACTTCAAGCACCTGCACCACTTCGCGATGATCGCCCGCGAAGGATCGCTGTCGCGCGCCGCGACCAAGCTCCACGTGACGCACTCGACCCTGAGCGCGCAGGTCAAGCTGCTCGAGGAGCACTTCGGCGTGGCGCTGTTCGAACGCAGGGGCAAGCGCCTGCATCTCACCGCCTTCGGAGTCGAAGCGGCGGCCTACGCCGAGGACATCTTTCGACTCGGACGCGAGCTCGACGACGTCGCGCATGGCCGCGGCAGCTCGGGCCGCGAGCTGTTGCGCGTCGGGGTGGTGCCGGGCGTGCCCAAGCCGCTGGTGCACCACCTGCTCGGGCCCTCGCTCGACCACCCACATGCCGGGGTCACGACGGTGGTGCAGGGCTCGAGCGCAGTGCTGCTCGAGGCGCTCGTGAGCGGACGGCTGCACGTGGTGCTCACCAACGAGACCCCGACCGCCCACGCGGGCACGCGGACCCACGCGCACGTGCTCGGTGAGACGCGCATCGCCCTGCACGCCGTGGCCGCGCTCGCGCGCAAGCTTCGGCGCGACTTCCCGCGCTCGCTCGCGGGGCAGCCCTTCGTGCTGCCGCCGGCCACCACCGCCCTGCGCCGGCGGCTCGACGACTGGCTGCTGCAGCGCGGTCTCACGGTGCGGCCGGTGATCGAGGTCGAGGACGCGGGATTGCTGCGCGCCTTCGGTGGTGCCGGGCGCGGCATCTTCCCGGTCCGCGCCGCGCTCGCGCTGGAGCTCGAGGACGTCCACGACGTGGCCGAGGTCGGCGACTGCGAGGGCATCCGCGAGCGCTACTACGCCATCACCGTCGAACGCCGCATCCGCCACGCCGCCGTCGCGGCCCTGGTCGAGTCGGCGCGGGAGAACCTGCTGGCCACGCTGGAGCTCGAGCACCGACGCTCCCGCGCCAAGCGGACCGCCGCGCCGAATCGCTGA
- a CDS encoding DUF1624 domain-containing protein — MSAHDDETPVTTARLPGIDVARALAVFGMVLVNFRGKMQAYHDGWPALVWLGDRIEGKAGALFVVLAGVAVTLRSHAGLDFEALRLERRALLERATILLGLGLLLMHLWKWDILHFYGVYLVLAIPLLRAATWVLWSLAVAMVLGALLLFHQLDFAAHPSLWTLDGALRHVFFNGVHPVFPWFAFLLVGMAIGRLPLGDDGLRRRVLATAVAVLVLAEGVDALARWDQSTGVLGLGELAQWLRTWPRAPRPFFVFSGASLAVTVICVCIEIARRRPHHRWVIELVATGQMAFTLYVAHVLAILVPIDHGLLRGQPIEFALAYGLAFYAGAIGFSVWWRRRWEYGPLEGLIRQVTGRTQPGPWGGGRLRERSR; from the coding sequence ATGTCCGCGCACGACGACGAGACCCCGGTCACGACGGCGCGCCTGCCCGGCATCGACGTGGCACGTGCGCTCGCGGTGTTCGGCATGGTGCTGGTGAACTTCCGCGGCAAGATGCAGGCGTATCACGACGGCTGGCCCGCGTTGGTGTGGCTCGGTGATCGCATCGAGGGCAAGGCGGGCGCGCTCTTCGTGGTGCTCGCCGGCGTCGCCGTGACGCTGCGCAGCCACGCGGGTCTCGACTTCGAGGCGCTGCGACTCGAGCGACGCGCACTGCTGGAGCGCGCGACGATCCTGCTCGGGCTGGGCCTGCTGCTCATGCACCTGTGGAAGTGGGACATCCTGCACTTCTACGGCGTGTACCTCGTGCTCGCGATCCCGCTGCTGCGGGCGGCGACGTGGGTGTTGTGGTCGCTGGCGGTCGCGATGGTGCTCGGCGCATTGCTGCTCTTCCATCAGCTCGACTTCGCGGCGCACCCCAGCCTGTGGACCCTCGACGGCGCGCTGCGCCACGTGTTCTTCAACGGCGTACACCCGGTGTTCCCGTGGTTCGCGTTCCTGCTGGTCGGCATGGCCATCGGTCGGCTGCCGCTCGGCGACGACGGGCTGCGCCGACGCGTGCTTGCGACCGCCGTGGCCGTGCTGGTGCTCGCCGAAGGCGTCGATGCGCTCGCGCGCTGGGATCAGAGCACCGGGGTGCTCGGGCTCGGCGAACTCGCGCAGTGGCTGCGCACGTGGCCGCGGGCGCCGCGGCCGTTCTTCGTGTTCTCCGGGGCGTCGCTGGCCGTGACGGTGATCTGCGTCTGCATCGAGATCGCGCGTCGACGACCCCACCATCGTTGGGTCATCGAGCTGGTCGCGACCGGGCAGATGGCATTCACCCTGTACGTCGCACACGTGCTCGCCATCCTGGTGCCGATCGATCACGGGCTCCTGCGCGGGCAGCCGATCGAGTTCGCACTCGCCTATGGCTTGGCGTTCTATGCCGGCGCGATCGGGTTCTCGGTGTGGTGGCGTCGACGCTGGGAGTACGGCCCGCTCGAGGGCCTCATCCGGCAGGTCACCGGCCGCACGCAGCCCGGCCCGTGGGGCGGCGGCCGGCTGCGCGAGCGCTCGCGCTAG
- a CDS encoding GFA family protein, which translates to MRLEGSCHCGLVRFSLDSSEPVPYQRCYCSICRKAGGAGGYAINLGGDAATLQVEGREHVRVYRAMRETDGVTAPSRHARHFCGTCGSHLWAAHDDWPALVHPVAGAIDTPLPPAPSSVHLMLGSKAGWVRVEGDATDPHFDGYPALSLAEWHREHARTVAT; encoded by the coding sequence ATGCGACTCGAAGGCTCGTGCCACTGTGGTCTGGTCCGGTTCTCGCTCGACTCGAGCGAGCCGGTGCCCTATCAGCGCTGCTACTGCAGCATCTGCCGCAAGGCCGGAGGTGCAGGGGGCTACGCGATCAACCTCGGCGGCGACGCGGCGACGCTGCAGGTCGAGGGTCGCGAGCACGTGCGGGTCTATCGTGCGATGCGCGAGACCGACGGGGTGACCGCGCCCAGTCGACACGCTCGGCATTTCTGCGGCACCTGCGGCTCGCACCTGTGGGCCGCACACGACGACTGGCCCGCGTTGGTGCACCCGGTCGCCGGCGCCATCGATACCCCGCTGCCGCCGGCGCCGTCGTCGGTGCACCTGATGCTGGGGTCGAAGGCGGGCTGGGTCCGCGTCGAGGGCGATGCCACCGATCCGCACTTCGACGGCTATCCCGCGCTCTCGCTCGCCGAGTGGCACCGCGAGCACGCACGAACCGTCGCGACCTGA